The following are from one region of the Salvia hispanica cultivar TCC Black 2014 chromosome 1, UniMelb_Shisp_WGS_1.0, whole genome shotgun sequence genome:
- the LOC125200509 gene encoding putative late blight resistance protein homolog R1B-16 encodes MAGVGKTTLAKKVFDDPSIQAHFKLPQLDPNTRDHMLTHGEDEQKLVGILEESLKDKKCLIVLDDVWKQDTQLMDNLSRENVKILLTGRQVTTESIVKCVRLLNEEEGKKLLGEKLFGEEGFQPHLEKLGEKIAKKCEGLPLMIVTVAELLSKRDMTPEFWTEAMGAFLLEQYPVPIHAMDFKLLRVLDAHEVRFYYIPLEIMKLISLKYLALTCNNEIPVSVSNLFHLQTLIIRRHMGIIKHGSQSFIPVEIWGMQDLQCIKIPGRDLPTPNFDATLDKLSCLYGMSAKSCNREILKRVPNLKMLHIMLEWTPFDDEDDRSPLSGLDNISVELHNLMLLDYTVMNPHMTYEFMVPLSTFPSNLITLGLSGLGCSWKHMNDIGSLLPNLKQLHLEEYAFRGPEWNIESGCFLKLQSLVIEDLDLVRWRAQHGSLPKLHL; translated from the exons ATGGCAGGTGTTGGAAAGACAACTCTTGCTAAGAAAGTATTTGACGATCCATCTATCCAGGCACATTTCAAGCTTC CTCAACTGGATCCCAACACTCGCGATCACATGCTTACCCATGGGGAGGATGAACAAAAATTGGTTGGAATCTTGGAAGAGAGTTTGAAGGATAAGAAATGTCTTATTGTCTTGGATGATGTGTGGAAACAAGACACACAATTAATGGATAACTTGTCACGAGAGAATGTCAAGATCTTGCTTACTGGTAGGCAAGTAACCACAGAATCAATAGTCAAATGCGTACGCTTGTTGAATGAAGAAGAAGGTAAGAAATTGCTTGGTGAGAAGTTGTTTGGTGAAGAAGGTTTCCAGCCCCACCTTGAGAAATTGGGAGAAAAGATTGCCAAAAAATGCGAAGGTCTTCCACTTATGATAGTCACAGTTGCAGAGCTCCTATCCAAAAGAGACATGACCCCAGAATTCTGGACTGAG GCTATGGGTGCATTCTTGCTGGAG CAATATCCGGTGCCAATACATGCCATGGATTTCAAGTTGCTCAGGGTACTAGATGCTCATGAGGTTCGATTTTACTATATCCCACTTGAGATTATGAAACTTATAAGTTTAAAGTACCTTGCCCTAACATGCAATAATGAGATCCCTGTTTCCGTATCCAACCTTTTTCACCTCCAAACCTTAATTATAAGGCGGCATATGGGCATTATAAAGCATGGTTCTCAGTCATTTATTCCGGTGGAAATATGGGGCATGCAAGATCTACAATGTATCAAGATCCCGGGAAGAGACCTACCAACCCCAAATTTTGATGCTACTTTGGATAAACTCTCCTGTCTTTATGGTATGAGTGCAAAGAGTTGCAATagagaaattttgaaaagagtCCCTAATTTAAAGATGTTACATATTATGCTGGAGTGGACGCCTTtcgatgatgaagatgatcgCAGCCCACTGAGTGGCTTGGATAATATCTCAGTTGAACTCCATAATTTGATGCTACTTGACTATACGGTAATGAACCCTCATATGACATACGAGTTTATGGTTCCTCTTTCGACGTTTCCATCAAATTTGATAACATTGGGGTTGAGTGGCTTAGGGTGTTCATGGAAGCATATGAATGATATTGGTTCGCTCCTACCAAATCTTAAACAGCTCCATCTAGAAGAGTATGCCTTTCGAGGCCCAGAGTGGAATATAGAATCTGGTTGTTTTTTGAAACTTCAGTCACTTGTAATTGAAGATTTGGATCTGGTGCGATGGAGAGCTCAACATGGAAGCCTCCCAAAGCTTCACCTATAG
- the LOC125200510 gene encoding putative late blight resistance protein homolog R1A-4 yields the protein MAAYGAVISLKNTIECILESSRIWLGPSCPQILQPTYDAMFRLQKVLLKVDDTGYNKIRTRVNALDERIKETIWEFEDLLESHFTDQILPQLESSSSGGESNHLHFYLDLQCLQESVDSFVERVIVMEVEYDIELVNMPEEEDEPISSRIDFGGVNSEMVGLFNEFELVKDHLLAEGKRNWLSIIGMAGVGKTTLAKKIFDDPSIQAHFELRAWIKVGRKCESNETLRCILAQVDPNTHHQMLTDDINDKILFGLLEERLKDKKCLIVLDDVWDWDTRVLDILPEDNVRILFTSRLRSRPGIKESSYLKVRLLDEEESNKLLAEKVFGEEGFPPHLKKLGEKIAKKCEGLPLMIVTVAELLSKEDKTTKYWTEVVEKYHNPVFMDAYDQISE from the exons ATGGCGGCTTATGGTGCGGTGATTTCTCTCAAGAATACGATTGAGTGTATTCTAGAATCGTCTCGCATTTGGCTGGGTCCTTCCTGTCCGCAAATCTTACAACCCACCTACGATGCCATGTTCCGTTTGCAGAAGGTTCTACTAAAGGTAGATGACACCGGGTACAACAAGATCAGGACGAGGGTGAACGCGTTGGATGAACGAATCAAAGAGACCATATGGGAATTCGAAGATTTACTCGAATCACATTTCACCGATCAAATTCTTCCACAACTCGAAAGCTCATCATCAGGAGGTGAGAGCAATCACTTGCATTTCTATCTAGATCTGCAGTGTCTACAAGAGAGTGTTGATAGCTTCGTCGAGAGGGTGATAGTGATGGAGGTGGAGTACGATATTGAGCTGGTGAATATgccagaagaagaagacgaaccTATTTCCTCAAGGATTGATTTTGGTGGAGTCAACTCGGAGATGGTTGgattatttaatgaatttgaattagtCAAGGATCATCTTCTTGCAGAGGGTAAAAGAAATTGGTTATCCATTATTGGGATGGCAGGGGTTGGAAAGACAACTCTTgctaagaaaatatttgatgaTCCATCCATACAGGCACATTTTGAGCTTCGAGCATGGATCAAAGTGGGCCGGAAATGTGAATCCAATGAAACATTACGATGCATTCTAGCTCAAGTGGATCCCAACACTCACCACCAAATGCTTACCGATGATATCAACGACAAGATATTATTTGGACTCTTGGAAGAGAGATTGAAGGATAAGAAATGTCTCattgtgttggatgatgtATGGGATTGGGACACACGAGTACTTGATATCTTGCCGGAAGACAATGTCCGAATCTTGTTTACAAGCAGACTAAGAAGCAGACCAGGAATAAAAGAATCTTCATATCTAAAAGTACGCTTGttggatgaagaagaaagtaataaattacttGCTGAGAAGGTGTTTGGTGAAGAGGGCTTCCCTCCTCACCTTAAGAAATTGGGAGAGAAGATTGCCAAAAAATGTGAAGGTCTTCCACTTATGATAGTCACAGTTGCAGAGCTCCTATCCAAAGAAGACAAGACTACGAAATATTGGACTGAGGTAGTTGAAAAATACCACAATCCAGTATTCATGGATGCATATGATCAAATATCAGAG TGA
- the LOC125201540 gene encoding putative disease resistance protein At1g58400, which yields MSIHAMDFKLMRVLDALTVRFYHIPVEILKLVCLKYISLTYNKELPVSISNLFQLQSLIIKPDICIKRRGTVSYMPVGIWNMQELQHIEGYGLNLPTPNSNATLNKVSTLFGVSAKSCTREILKKIPNLERLYIQMEWKPYDDEDDNNSLSSLGYISEELQNLVVLNYSVENPHMEYESTIPLSMFPSSLTVLYLSGFGCPWKHINDICSLLPNLLKLELQHYAFRGPLWDIESECFLKLKTLVIGDTDLVQWRAQHGSLPSLKLLSIQHCYKLKQLDWTRDPSMVTTTAIELFECNPLAVASAKQLRPKSLFTVRWHSSF from the coding sequence ATGTCAATTCATGCCATGGATTTCAAGTTGATGAGGGTACTAGATGCTCTTACGGTCCGATTTTACCATATCCcagttgaaattttgaaactaGTTTGTCTAAAGTACATTTCCCTAACTTACAACAAAGAGCTTCCAGTTTCCATATCAAACCTTTTCCAACTTCAATCCTTGATTATCAAACCAGATATATGCATTAAAAGGCGTGGAACTGTGTCATATATGCCGGTGGGCATATGGAACATGCAAGAACTACAACACATTGAGGGATATGGATTAAACCTACCTACCCCTAATTCTAATGCTACTCTGAACAAAGTCTCCACTCTTTTTGGCGTGAGCGCAAAGAGTTGTACTAGAGAAATTCTCAAAAAAATCCCTAATTTAGAGAGATTATATATTCAGATGGAGTGGAAGCCttatgatgatgaagatgataaCAACTCACTGAGTAGCTTGGGTTATATCTCAGAGGAACTACAGAATTTGGTTGTTCTTAATTATTCTGTAGAGAATCCTCATATGGAGTATGAGTCTACGATTCCTCTTTCAATGTTTCCATCAAGTCTAACAGTTTTGTATTTGAGTGGCTTTGGGTGTCCATGGAAGCACATAAATGACATTTGTTCATTGCTACCCAATCTTCTGAAGCTCGAGTTACAACACTATGCCTTTCGAGGCCCATTGTGGGATATTGAATCAGAGTGTTTTTTGAAACTTAAGACACTTGTGATTGGAGACACTGATTTGGTGCAATGGAGAGCTCAACATGGAAGCCTTCCAAGTCTTAAGCTTTTAAGCATACAACATTgctacaaattaaaacaacTAGATTGGACGCGTGATCCCTCAATGGTCACAACGACTGCAATTGAATTGTTTGAGTGCAATCCCTTAGCTGTCGCCTCTGCCAAGCAATTAAGACCAAAATCTCTCTTTACAGTTCGTTGGCACTCTTCCTTTTGA
- the LOC125201537 gene encoding disease resistance RPP8-like protein 3: MAAYGAATSLKYTIHRILHSSRISLVHPSQQILQRAYEAMVRLQKVLLKLDETSYCKIRTEVNVVDERIKEVVWEFEDLLESHYTNQILLQLKRERDHLSFLADMQSRRQSVDCFVERVTMTEAGYKVQLENMPEEEGEPVSSRIDFGGINSEKVGLSDEFERVKDLILVQDRGNFNWLSVIGVAGVGKTTLAKKVFDDPTIQRHFELRAWVTVGGKCDSKTLRRILAQLDPNIRHQVLNQGDDDDGIDILVGVLKERLKNKKCLLVMDDVWEWDKRLMDRLPKENIQILLTSRLRSNGMSLRRLLGVKGSPFQVVCLLNEEEREKLLGVKVLNQKGLGDLLSFSVDLQSLRQSVDSFIETVTVMEAEYDIERLNMPEEKGVPLSTRIDCHRINSNMVGLSDEFGQVRDYLLAEIEVDKRCVDEKDWLLVIGMAGVGKTTLAKKAFEDPTIQRHFDFRAWVKVGRKCGINEILRCILAQVDQNIRNQMLTPADNNDDEVEELLEERLKDKKCLIVLDDVWEWDTDIIDYLPHDNVRILVTSRLGIEESSHHVIVRLLTFEESKELLGEKVFGKYGFPSHLEKLGEKIAKKCEGLPLMIVTVAELLSNEEKTPEFWTAVAGKKHNSVFVDAYSKIYEVLLPSYEYLPQYLKMVFLYIGAFHPYKNIEQNHMFSLLHAEGFLEHSLKQTKEPFAEFCLERLASYYHLFLFRLDTKSWFSRPQSRVHSCWQHLCKKESSKIKFLHVLQSWHDVLKDQRRLCTNDHMLFAFEQVLRSITYDGASTVRSLLCFGPYHHYPVPILAMNFKLLRVLDAYQVRFYHFPLEIFRLVCLTYLALTCTREIPSSISNLFQLQVFLIKSHENIKKRGVVSYLPMEMWDMQELICIDVTGRDLPISNGDTTLDKLHTLSGVSTKSCTRKVLRRIPNLKSLLIIMELEPYADDNNDDPLSGLDYISQELLHLEALKFLVVNPEMMFEYVVPFKMFPSSLTLLKLGGTGCSWQHLNDIGSLLPNLKELFLHDYAFRGPEWNIVIGCFSKLETLVIQDTDLVRWSAQRRSLSNLKLLSLQHCYKLQQLEWKYGRARYKSEMHAIELIECNPMAVSSANQLPESLFTVRSYSSFC; encoded by the coding sequence ATGGCGGCTTATGGTGCAGCCACTTCTCTTAAGTACACGATTCATCGTATTCTGCATTCGTCTCGGATTTCGCTGGTTCATCCCTCTCAACAAATCTTACAACGAGCGTATGAGGCCATGGTTCGCTTGCAGAAAGTTTTACTAAAGCTGGATGAGACGAGCTACTGCAAGATCAGGACGGAGGTGAATGTTGTGGATGAACGAATCAAAGAGGTTGTATGGGAATTCGAAGATTTACTCGAATCCCATTACACAAATCAGATTCTTCTACAGctcaaaagagagagagatcacTTGTCTTTCTTAGCAGATATGCAGAGTCGTCGGCAGAGTGTTGATTGCTTCGTCGAGAGAGTGACGATGACGGAGGCGGGGTACAAAGTTCAGCTGGAGAATATGCCTGAAGAAGAAGGCGAACCTGTTTCCTCAAGGATTGATTTCGGTGGAATCAACTCTGAGAAGGTTGGATTATCTGATGAATTTGAACGAGTCAAGGATTTGATTCTTGTACAAGATCGTGGCAATTTCAATTGGCTATCAGTGATTGGGGTGGCAGGGGTTGGAAAGACAACTCTGGCGAAGAAAGTATTTGACGATCCAACTATTCAGAGACATTTCGAGCTTCGAGCATGGGTCACAGTGGGCGGAAAATGTGATTCCAAAACTTTACGACGCATTCTAGCTCAACTGGATCCCAACATTCGCCACCAAGTGCTTAACCAAGGAGATGACGATGATGGCATCGATATTTTAGTTGGAGTCTTGAAAGAGAGATTGAAGAATAAGAAGTGTCTCCTTGTGATGGACGATGTATGGGAATGGGACAAACGGCTAATGGATAGATTGCCAAAGGAGAATATTCAAATCTTGCTTACAAGTAGGCTAAGATCTAATGGAATGTCACTTCGAAGATTGCTAGGAGTTAAAGGGTCTCCATTTCAAGTAGTATGTTTGCTGAATGAAGAAGAACGTGAGAAATTACTTGGTGTGAAGGTGCTCAATCAGAAGGGTTTGGGAGATCTCTTATCTTTCTCTGTGGATCTGCAGAGTCTGCGGCAGAGTGTTGATAGCTTCATCGAGACAGTGACGGTGATGGAGGCAGAGTATGATATTGAACGGTTGAATATGCCTGAAGAAAAAGGTGTACCTCTTTCCACAAGAATTGATTGCCATAGAATCAACTCTAATATGGTTGGATTATCTGATGAATTTGGACAAGTAAGGGATTATCTTCTTGCAGAAATTGAAGTTGATAAAAGATGTGTAGATGAAAAGGATTGGCTATTAGTTATAGGGATGGCAGGGGTTGGAAAGACAACTCTTGCAAAGAAAGCATTTGAAGATCCAACCATTCAGAGACATTTCGACTTTCGAGCATGGGTGAAAGTGGGAAGAAAATGTGGaatcaatgaaatattacGATGTATTCTAGCTCAAGTGGATCAAAACATTCGCAACCAAATGCTTACTCCAGCAGACAATAATGATGACGAGGTGGAAGAACTCTTGGAAGAGAGATTGAAGGATAAGAAATGTCTCATTGTGTTAGATGATGTATGGGAATGGGACACAGATATAATTGATTACTTGCCACATGATAATGTCCGAATCTTGGTTACAAGCAGGCTAGGAATTGAAGAATCTTCGCATCATGTCATAGTACGATTGTTGACTTTCGAAGAAAGTAAGGAATTACTTGGCGAGAAGGTGTTTGGTAAATATGGTTTCCCTTCCCACCTGGAGAAATTGGGAGAAAAGATTGCCAAAAAATGTGAAGGTCTTCCACTTATGATAGTCACAGTTGCCGAGCTCCTATCCAATGAAGAAAAGACCCCAGAATTCTGGACTGCGGTAGCTGGGAAAAAACATAATTCAGTTTTCGTGGATgcatatagtaaaatatatgaGGTACTTTTACCAAGCTATGAATACTTACCTCAATATCTAAAAATGGTTTTTCTCTATATTGGAGCTTTCCATCCGTACAAAAATATCGAACAAAATCACATGTTCTCCTTGTTGCATGCTGAAGGGTTTCTAGAACATAGTCTAAAACAGACTAAGGAGCCTTTTGCTGAATTTTGCTTGGAAAGGCTTGCAAGCTATTATCATCTTTTTCTGTTTAGATTAGATACAAAATCTTGGTTTTCAAGGCCACAGTCCCGCGTGCATTCATGTTGGCAGCACTTGTGTAAGAAAGAATCAAGTAAGATCAAGTTTCTGCATGTCTTACAAAGTTGGCATGATGTTTTGAAAGACCAACGTCGGTTGTGTACCAATGATCACATGTTGTTTGCCTTTGAACAAGTGCTTCGCTCAATAACGTATGATGGCGCATCCACCGTCCGTTCTTTGCTTTGTTTTGGTCCTTACCATCACTATCCGGTGCCAATACTTGCCATGAATTTCAAGCTGCTCAGGGTATTAGATGCTTACCAAGTCCGGTTCTACCATTTCCCACTTGAAATTTTCAGACTAGTTTGTTTGACGTATCTTGCCCTAACTTGCACCAGAGAGATCCCATCTTCCATATCCAACCTTTTTCAGCTTCAAGTGTTTCTTATCAAATCCCATGAGAACATTAAAAAGCGTGGAGTTGTGTCATATTTGCCGATGGAAATGTGGGACATGCAAGAACTAATATGTATTGATGTCACTGGAAGAGACCTACCAATCTCTAATGGTGATACTACTTTGGACAAACTCCACACTCTTTCTGGTGTTAGTACGAAGAGTTGCACTAGAAAAGTTCTCAGAAGAATCCCCAATTTGAAGTCATTACTAATTATTATGGAGTTGGAACCTTATGCTGACGACAATAATGACGACCCATTGAGTGGATTGGATTATATATCTCAAGAACTCCTTCATTTGGAGGCACTTAAATTTCTTGTAGTGAACCCTGAGATGATGTTTGAGTATGTGGTTCCTTTTAAAATGTTCCCATCAAGTCTGACATTGTTGAAATTGGGTGGCACTGGGTGTTCATGGCAGCACTTGAATGACATTGGTTCGTTGCTACCAAATCTCAAGGAGCTTTTCTTACATGACTATGCCTTCCGAGGGCCAGAGTGGAATATAGTCATTGGGTGTTTTTCAAAACTTGAGACACTTGTAATTCAAGACACTGATTTGGTGCGATGGAGCGCTCAAAGGCGAAGCCTCTCAAATCTTAAACTCCTAAGTTTACAGCATTGCTACAAGTTACAGCAACTCGAATGGAAATATGGTAGAGCAAGATATAAATCTGAAATGCATGCAATTGAATTAATTGAGTGCAATCCCATGGCTGTAAGCTCTGCCAATCAGTTACCGGAATCTTTGTTTACAGTTCGTAGCTACTCTTCTTTTTGTTAG